The DNA segment ACTGGAGGGCTTCTGGAACCCTGGGCGGACTTGTCCTATTGGACCAGGTTTGCTCAGGAGATAGACCTACAGCTGAACCAGCAAATGTCCTGAGGGAGCAATCCTGTCCTTCTAACTGGAATCTTGTGGGTGAAAGATACCCATCCAGACAGCGGATGGAAGAGTTGGATATCTCACCCTTGTCAGGAAAACCGTACAGTTCTGTGATTTGGGCTGTCACAGGCATCAGAGTACAAAATAGGAACTGAGGCCACCAGCCATTCCAACTGAGGGTCTTGCATTTGGGAATCTCTTGTTGGACTCCGTAAAGATAGTTCTCTGACCAACTGGAAGGACCTGCAGGCTGAGGTGGAAGGGGGCTCTAGAATACTGGAGTCACAGGAGAGAAAGAGTAAGGACTGATGAAGTACTCCTTGAGGTGGGCACTTTTTTCTTGGCTGCAAAGATCTGTTTGGTTGAAGCAGACCAGGTACCCCCACCCAaaagacccttgccataattaagcttctcctcttGTCAGAAAGAGTTTTACAAAGAATGTCATCAGGGTTTCTGCAGAAGGCATTGTAGTttgaagttttctctttcttgtaagTGCCAGGTTTGCAGATAAAATGTGTGATGGAGTCTATCTCAAAGAGAGTTTGTCTGTCGCAAAAAGAGCTTTTGCTATGCAAAAGAtactatttgttttcttggtaaaaacCTGTAAAACCTCTGTCTAGCCTAAGAATATGGGACAAAATGTATGTTCCCTCTTACTATCATGTAACCATCTACTGagtataaaactaaaataatttccaGACTCAGGGTCCATCCAGAGATTTTTAGGCATTAGCCCCTCTGAACCACCACAGCTGAAACAAACCTGCTTCCTAAAAATTTCTCGGGTGTTCAGCCTCATTTGCCCTACATTACTGTGGCTTTAGTGATTGCTGTTGATGCTGCTGCTTCCTTAATTCGAACCTCCCGTTTGTGAACCAAATGTAGAGCGTGGGAAGAGGAGGACATATGGTGTTTTAATGAAGGTGTTTGAAGCTTCTCCTGGGGGAAAACAGCTGCATTATAACCCTCA comes from the Sciurus carolinensis chromosome 9, mSciCar1.2, whole genome shotgun sequence genome and includes:
- the Argfx gene encoding LOW QUALITY PROTEIN: arginine-fifty homeobox (The sequence of the model RefSeq protein was modified relative to this genomic sequence to represent the inferred CDS: inserted 4 bases in 3 codons; substituted 1 base at 1 genomic stop codon), producing the protein PTLYIWFTNGRFELRKQQHQQQSLKPQLDRGFTEEKLNYGKGLLGGGTWSASTKQIFAAKKKVPTSRSTSXSPYSFSPVTPVFXSPLPPQPAGPSSWSENYLYXSPTRDSQMQDPQLEWLVASVPILYSDACDXAQITELYGFPDKGEISNSSIRCLDGYLSPTRFQLEGQDCSLRTFAGSAVGLSPEQTWSNRTSPPRVPEALQWAELCPLLLLIHPGTSLRSACSPSRDTGAADADSACAAKQEKAHNANKEQEENSPDRKNKCTVFMLE